The Stegostoma tigrinum isolate sSteTig4 chromosome 38, sSteTig4.hap1, whole genome shotgun sequence genome contains a region encoding:
- the LOC132205973 gene encoding ferritin, middle subunit-like codes for MMASQVSQNYHKDCEDAVNKQINLELYSSYVYLSMFSFFDRVDVALHHCAEFFKEQSREEQEHADKLMAFQNKRGGQVLLQDIKKPEQDEWGNGLEAMQRALQMEKDVNQSLLDLHKLASGHMDPHLCDFLERHYLDEQVRMIKKLGDHITNLKRLGAPDNGTGEYLFDRLTLS; via the exons ATGATGGCCTCCCAAGTGtctcagaactaccacaaggactgtgaggatgctgttaacaagcagatcaacctggagctctattcctcctatgtttacctctccatg TTCTCTTTCTTTGACCGGGTTGATGTTGCCCTGCATCACTGTGCTGaattcttcaaggagcagtcccgtGAGGAGCAGGAACATGCTGacaaactgatggcattccagaataaacgtggaggccaggtcctcctgcaggacatcaag aagccagagcaggatgagtggggcaatggtctggaggcaatgcagagagctctgcagatggagaaggatgtgaaccagagtctgctggatctgcacaaactcgcctctggccacatggaccctcat ctgtgtgacttcctggagaggcactacttggatgagcaagtgaggatgatcaagaagctgggagatcacatcaccaacctgaagagactgggagcccctgacaatggcacgggagagtacctgtttgacaggctcaccctCAGCTGA
- the LOC132206421 gene encoding ferritin, middle subunit-like, whose translation MASQVCQNYHKDCEAAVNKQINLELYSSYTYHSMSSCFNRDDVALRHFAEFFKEQSLEEREHAEKLMAFQNKRGGRVLLQDIKKSEQDEWGNGLEAMQRALQMEKDVNQSLLDLHKLASGHMDPHLCDFLERHYVDEQVKIIKKLGDHITNLKRLGWPENGMGEYLFDKLSLS comes from the exons atggcctcccaagtgtgtcagaactaccacaaggactgtgaggctgctgttaacaagcagatcaacctggagctctattcctcctataCTTACCACTCCATG TCCTCTTGCTTtaaccgggatgatgttgccctgcgtcactttgctgagttcttcaaggagcagtcccttGAGGAACGGGAacatgctgagaaactgatggcattccagaataaacgtggaggtcgagtcctcctgcaggacatcaag AAgtcagagcaggatgagtggggcaatggtctggaggcaatgcagagagctctgcagatggagaaggatgtgaaccagagtctgctggatctgcacaaactcgcctctggccacatggaccctcat ctgtgtgacttcctggagaggcactacgtggatgagcaagtgaagataatcaagaagctgggagatcacatcaccaacctgaagagactgggatgGCCTGagaatggcatgggagagtacctgtttgacaagCTCTCCCTGAGCTGA